One region of Thiorhodovibrio frisius genomic DNA includes:
- the prlC gene encoding oligopeptidase A: MTNPLLTDQSLPEFSAIRPEHIEPALDARLSECRALIEALTSNPDSATWETFIEPIETADDRLNRTWSPVSHLNAVMNSEALREAYNAGLPKLSDYGTEVGQNPALLQGYQAVARQPGLDAAQRKMLEHSIRDFHLSGVDLPPAQKARFREINQRLTRLTSQYEENLLDATNAWFKHIEQQDLLAGLPESALALAHQQARERDLDGWVLTLDIPSYLPVIMYAKDDTLRRELYEAYCTRASDQGPHAGRWDNGPLMEEILALRHERAQLLSFANYAELSLAPKMARSTDEVMAFLNDLAAHSLNHARTELDEVRTFAATEFGHQSLEPWDVAYFSEQLRQHKYAISQEELRPYFPISRVLPGLFEIARRLFDIRISEAEAPGLWHPDVHFYQLHDSTGELRAQFYLDPYARQKKRGGAWMDVYANRYFSAGQQQIPVAYLVCNFSPPVEGKPALLTHQEVLTLFHEFGHGLHHMLTRIDHPAIAGINNVPWDAVELPSQFMENWCWERESLDLISGHVETGEPLPDALFERMRAARNFQSAMLMVRQLEFALFDFRLHSEFDPDAGARIYEILDQVRDQVAVIKPPSFNRFAHGFSHIFAGGYAAGYYSYKWAEVLSADAFSLFEERGIFDTATGQAFRERILEQGGAAEAMELFIAFRGREPTTEALLRHSGISSAQAQSAT, from the coding sequence ATGACCAACCCCCTTCTGACCGACCAGTCCCTGCCCGAGTTCTCAGCCATCCGCCCCGAGCACATCGAACCGGCGCTGGATGCCCGCCTCAGCGAATGCCGCGCGCTGATTGAAGCCCTCACCAGCAATCCAGACAGCGCCACCTGGGAGACCTTCATTGAGCCCATCGAGACCGCCGATGACCGGCTCAACCGCACCTGGTCGCCAGTCAGCCATCTCAACGCGGTGATGAACTCCGAGGCGCTGCGGGAGGCCTACAACGCCGGCCTGCCCAAGCTGAGCGACTATGGCACTGAAGTTGGACAAAACCCGGCACTGCTTCAGGGCTATCAGGCCGTCGCCCGGCAACCGGGGCTCGATGCCGCCCAGCGCAAGATGCTTGAGCACAGCATCCGCGACTTTCACCTCTCTGGCGTCGACCTGCCGCCAGCGCAAAAGGCCCGCTTTCGCGAAATCAACCAGCGCCTGACACGCCTGACCAGCCAGTACGAGGAAAACCTGCTCGACGCCACCAACGCCTGGTTCAAACATATCGAGCAGCAAGACCTGCTTGCCGGGCTGCCCGAGTCCGCCCTGGCTCTGGCACATCAGCAGGCGCGCGAGCGCGACCTCGACGGCTGGGTGCTGACGCTCGACATCCCCTCCTACCTCCCGGTCATCATGTACGCCAAGGACGACACTCTACGTCGCGAGCTGTATGAAGCCTATTGCACGCGTGCGTCGGACCAAGGCCCCCATGCCGGGCGCTGGGACAATGGCCCGCTGATGGAAGAAATCCTCGCGCTACGCCACGAGCGGGCACAGTTGCTCAGCTTCGCCAACTATGCCGAGCTATCCCTGGCGCCCAAAATGGCGCGCTCCACAGACGAGGTCATGGCGTTTCTCAACGACCTGGCCGCGCATTCGCTCAACCACGCCCGCACCGAACTTGACGAGGTGCGCACCTTCGCCGCAACCGAGTTTGGGCACCAAAGCCTTGAGCCCTGGGATGTTGCTTACTTCTCCGAGCAACTCAGACAACACAAATACGCCATCAGTCAGGAGGAGCTGCGGCCTTACTTCCCCATCTCCCGGGTGCTGCCGGGCCTGTTCGAGATCGCGCGGCGGCTGTTCGACATCCGCATCAGCGAGGCCGAGGCGCCCGGGCTCTGGCATCCGGACGTGCATTTTTATCAGCTGCACGACAGCACCGGCGAGTTACGCGCCCAGTTTTACCTGGACCCCTACGCGCGGCAGAAAAAGCGCGGTGGCGCCTGGATGGATGTTTACGCCAACCGTTACTTCAGCGCTGGCCAGCAGCAGATTCCGGTCGCCTATCTCGTGTGTAATTTCTCCCCGCCAGTCGAGGGGAAGCCAGCACTGCTGACCCATCAGGAGGTACTGACCTTATTCCACGAGTTCGGTCACGGGCTGCACCACATGCTCACGCGCATCGATCACCCGGCCATCGCCGGCATTAACAATGTGCCCTGGGATGCGGTCGAGTTGCCCAGTCAGTTCATGGAAAACTGGTGCTGGGAGCGAGAATCCCTCGACCTGATCTCGGGCCATGTCGAGACTGGCGAGCCGCTGCCGGATGCGCTTTTCGAGCGCATGCGCGCCGCGCGCAATTTCCAATCGGCAATGCTCATGGTGCGTCAGCTTGAATTCGCGCTGTTCGACTTCCGCCTGCACAGCGAGTTCGACCCAGACGCCGGCGCGCGCATCTATGAGATTCTCGATCAAGTGCGCGATCAGGTCGCGGTGATCAAGCCGCCGAGCTTCAACCGCTTCGCCCACGGCTTTTCGCACATTTTTGCCGGCGGCTACGCGGCCGGCTACTACAGCTACAAGTGGGCCGAGGTGCTCTCCGCCGATGCCTTCTCGCTGTTCGAGGAGCGCGGCATCTTTGATACCGCCACCGGCCAAGCCTTCCGCGAGCGCATTCTTGAGCAAGGCGGCGCAGCCGAGGCCATGGAGCTGTTCATCGCCTTCCGTGGCCGCGAGCCCACCACCGAGGCCCTGCTGCGCCACAGCGGCATCAGCTCCGCGCAAGCGCAATCTGCAACCTGA
- a CDS encoding PLDc N-terminal domain-containing protein, whose amino-acid sequence MIDIQITGFFGLLLLILDIYAIIKTVQSSAGTLGKVLWIVLILLLPLLGFILWLLFGPKR is encoded by the coding sequence ATGATCGACATTCAAATCACCGGATTTTTCGGTTTACTGCTGCTGATTCTGGATATCTACGCCATCATCAAAACGGTGCAGAGCAGCGCCGGCACTCTGGGTAAGGTGTTGTGGATAGTGCTGATCCTGCTGTTGCCGCTACTCGGCTTCATTTTGTGGCTACTGTTCGGCCCAAAACGCTAA
- a CDS encoding sirohydrochlorin chelatase, whose amino-acid sequence MTQILLVDNGSKRPHATISLRALAARLQERCGQRVMPVSLLHSDSVPPAALHGHPAITLVPHLRAQLEVGHRDFLVVPLFFGQSRALSRFIPDTITALSAEFGAFTLSTADPLCPLPQGEPRLVSILEDNLTWCRRWAERPPQQVFLVDHGSPAPEVTAVRNWLAGPLGERISDWAGLTEAAMERRSGSEYDFNGPLLADALDAYASAHPQASVAVAMQFLAAGRHAGPDGDVVAICRDIEQRHQGFSICLSPLMGGHSLLVDILHDRLCGANQDALSVLGRTVATK is encoded by the coding sequence ATGACCCAGATTTTGCTCGTCGACAATGGTTCCAAACGCCCCCATGCCACCATCTCTTTGCGCGCGCTTGCAGCGCGCCTGCAGGAGCGTTGCGGACAAAGGGTCATGCCGGTGTCTCTTCTGCACTCCGACAGCGTCCCGCCTGCTGCGCTCCATGGGCACCCGGCAATTACTCTAGTGCCCCACCTGCGCGCCCAGCTTGAGGTCGGCCATCGGGATTTTCTCGTCGTGCCGCTGTTCTTCGGTCAAAGCCGCGCCCTGAGCCGCTTCATTCCGGACACTATCACGGCTTTAAGCGCGGAGTTCGGCGCTTTCACTCTAAGCACGGCGGATCCGCTCTGCCCGCTGCCGCAGGGCGAACCGCGTCTGGTCAGTATTCTTGAAGACAACCTGACCTGGTGTCGCCGTTGGGCCGAGCGACCACCGCAGCAGGTGTTTCTGGTCGACCACGGCTCACCCGCCCCAGAGGTCACGGCGGTGCGCAACTGGCTGGCCGGGCCGCTTGGCGAGCGCATCAGCGACTGGGCCGGCTTGACCGAGGCGGCCATGGAGCGCCGCTCCGGCAGCGAGTACGACTTTAACGGCCCGCTGCTCGCCGATGCACTCGACGCTTATGCCAGCGCGCATCCGCAGGCGAGCGTTGCCGTGGCCATGCAGTTCCTCGCCGCCGGCCGCCATGCCGGTCCCGATGGGGACGTGGTCGCCATTTGCCGCGACATCGAGCAGCGCCACCAGGGTTTTTCTATCTGTCTGTCGCCGCTCATGGGCGGTCACTCGTTGCTTGTCGACATCCTGCATGATCGCCTTTGCGGCGCAAACCAAGATGCGCTTAGCGTTTTGGGCCGAACAGTAGCCACAAAATGA
- a CDS encoding copper chaperone PCu(A)C, with product MSKITDCFHCPSTRYAFSPVLIGALWLLAAAAAPMAFAADAAVAAAPMPLVQDAYARAVPPGQPNSAAFMRIINPTAEALALVDASSSVASVVELHTHVQEDGMMKMRRVERIDLPAKGEVILQPGGLHLMLIGLTQPLAAGDPVDLRLSFDNGATLALTAETRSIMGQMGMHGHRADQALPED from the coding sequence ATGTCAAAAATCACTGATTGTTTTCATTGCCCGAGTACGAGATATGCCTTTTCGCCAGTGCTGATCGGGGCGCTGTGGCTGCTCGCCGCTGCTGCTGCGCCAATGGCCTTTGCCGCTGATGCGGCTGTTGCAGCGGCGCCGATGCCGCTGGTGCAGGATGCCTATGCGCGCGCCGTGCCACCGGGGCAGCCCAACAGTGCGGCCTTCATGCGGATCATCAACCCAACCGCAGAGGCACTGGCGTTGGTTGATGCCTCCAGTTCGGTGGCGAGCGTGGTGGAGTTGCATACCCATGTGCAGGAAGACGGTATGATGAAAATGCGCCGCGTCGAGCGCATTGACTTGCCGGCAAAGGGCGAGGTGATTTTACAGCCCGGTGGTCTGCACCTGATGCTCATTGGTCTGACACAGCCACTGGCTGCGGGAGATCCGGTCGATCTGCGCTTGTCGTTCGACAACGGAGCCACGCTGGCTCTGACTGCCGAGACCCGCAGCATCATGGGGCAGATGGGCATGCACGGTCATCGCGCGGACCAGGCTTTGCCTGAGGATTGA
- a CDS encoding CNP1-like family protein, whose translation MNTASHYPEPTSRATKTMRATCAPSPARLLTLGLLTLALAGPTSAQENLFVNDAEPDAPKSIRDGEKWREQQVRLPPWPREQDLIPVRLDSASEPFEYFIDARSLSTGADKVVRYTLVAESSSGTRNLSFEGIRCTPHGEYRIYAYGQNLSFQPSGLGEDWRPVDRTGADPIHEELWRYYLCVPRKFEPRPHKSQVRALKNGRVGEYDNSGFMME comes from the coding sequence ATGAACACCGCATCGCATTATCCCGAACCGACATCCAGAGCAACAAAAACCATGCGCGCGACATGCGCCCCAAGCCCAGCCAGGCTGCTCACGCTTGGCCTGCTGACTCTAGCACTCGCAGGCCCAACTAGCGCGCAAGAGAATCTCTTTGTCAATGACGCCGAACCAGACGCGCCCAAGAGCATCCGCGATGGCGAGAAATGGCGCGAGCAGCAGGTCCGCTTGCCGCCTTGGCCGCGCGAGCAAGACCTGATCCCGGTTCGCCTCGACAGCGCGAGCGAGCCGTTTGAATATTTTATCGATGCCCGCAGCCTGAGCACAGGCGCGGATAAGGTGGTGCGTTACACCCTGGTGGCCGAGTCCTCCTCGGGCACCCGCAACCTGTCGTTCGAGGGCATCCGTTGCACCCCGCACGGGGAGTATCGCATCTACGCCTATGGCCAAAACTTAAGCTTTCAGCCAAGCGGACTAGGGGAGGATTGGCGGCCGGTTGATCGCACCGGCGCCGACCCCATCCACGAAGAACTCTGGCGCTATTATTTGTGCGTGCCGCGCAAATTCGAACCACGACCGCACAAATCGCAAGTGCGAGCGCTCAAAAACGGCCGCGTCGGCGAATACGACAACAGCGGCTTCATGATGGAATAA
- a CDS encoding gamma carbonic anhydrase family protein: MNNVRSYQGLEPQVANDAWIDETAVVIGHVSVGPQASIWPQSVVRGDIHRIEIGAGSNIQDGCILHVSHDSRFLPGGAPTIVHDYVTVGHQAVLHGCEVQDHCLVGIGARLLDRSVLKPRCMLAAGALVPPGKILEGGYLYVGAPARRERLLTDLELEYLDYAAEHYIQLAVKHRMTVSLGLNA, from the coding sequence ATGAATAATGTCCGCAGTTATCAGGGGCTGGAACCACAGGTCGCGAATGACGCCTGGATCGACGAAACCGCCGTGGTGATTGGCCATGTGAGCGTCGGCCCTCAGGCCTCCATCTGGCCGCAGAGTGTCGTGCGCGGGGACATCCATCGCATCGAAATTGGCGCCGGCAGCAATATACAGGACGGCTGTATTCTGCATGTCTCCCACGACAGTCGCTTTCTGCCCGGCGGCGCCCCCACCATTGTGCACGACTATGTCACCGTGGGTCATCAGGCGGTCCTGCATGGCTGCGAGGTGCAGGATCATTGCTTGGTCGGCATCGGTGCCCGGTTGCTTGATCGCTCGGTACTCAAGCCGCGCTGCATGCTCGCGGCCGGCGCCCTGGTGCCGCCGGGCAAGATCCTTGAGGGCGGTTACCTCTATGTGGGCGCTCCGGCGCGGCGCGAGCGCCTACTGACCGATCTGGAGCTCGAATACCTCGACTACGCAGCCGAACACTACATCCAGCTCGCCGTGAAGCATCGCATGACCGTCTCCCTTGGGCTCAATGCCTGA
- a CDS encoding DUF2177 family protein: MTVRYYIKLYLLTVPVFFALDMFWLGWLAVDFYQEQIGHLLAGQVNWLAALAFYCIYIAGILIFAVLPGLKRQSLVHAATVAPAFGFFTYSTYELTNMATLPDWPLTLVLVDTLWGMLLCTSVASLSYLIGRWLLRAGHGGERMGDGQGESSCR, translated from the coding sequence ATGACTGTTCGGTATTACATCAAACTCTACTTGCTCACAGTCCCTGTGTTTTTTGCCCTCGACATGTTCTGGCTGGGCTGGCTTGCGGTGGACTTTTACCAGGAGCAGATTGGGCACTTGCTCGCGGGGCAGGTCAACTGGTTGGCGGCGCTGGCGTTTTACTGCATCTATATCGCCGGTATTCTGATATTTGCTGTGCTGCCGGGGCTTAAGCGGCAGTCTCTTGTGCATGCCGCAACGGTGGCGCCCGCCTTTGGGTTTTTTACTTACAGTACCTATGAGCTGACCAACATGGCCACCTTGCCGGACTGGCCGCTGACGCTGGTGCTGGTTGATACGCTGTGGGGCATGCTGTTGTGCACCTCGGTGGCCAGTCTGAGCTATCTGATCGGTCGCTGGTTGCTGCGAGCTGGCCATGGCGGCGAGCGGATGGGTGATGGGCAGGGTGAATCATCTTGCCGGTAA
- a CDS encoding SCO family protein, producing MPERLRLSAWLLPVAALGLAILLAWLWFGWQPQAPAHALLDAGTDSPPGGDFVLQSATGAVSLADFRGNLVLLYFGYTACPDVCPTNLALIAMALRELTPAERARVQVLFVSVDPQRDDPARLKQYVEYFHPDIVGLTGSDAQLRALTGRYGAVYRRSEDPGSAMGYLIDHSASTYLIDARGSLRETLGHATPSAELVATLRRYLADTGLEPTLLDNTHVKNH from the coding sequence ATGCCTGAGCGCTTGCGTCTGTCCGCCTGGTTGCTGCCGGTTGCCGCGCTGGGCCTGGCAATCTTGCTCGCTTGGCTGTGGTTTGGCTGGCAGCCGCAAGCCCCCGCGCATGCTCTGCTCGATGCAGGGACTGATTCGCCACCTGGGGGCGATTTTGTTCTGCAATCCGCCACCGGGGCGGTGAGCCTTGCCGATTTTCGCGGCAATCTGGTCTTGCTTTACTTTGGCTATACCGCCTGTCCGGATGTCTGCCCGACCAATCTTGCCTTGATCGCCATGGCGCTGCGCGAGCTGACACCCGCGGAGCGCGCGCGCGTGCAGGTGCTTTTTGTCAGCGTTGATCCGCAGCGCGATGATCCGGCGCGTCTCAAGCAGTATGTTGAATACTTCCATCCAGACATCGTCGGATTGACTGGCAGCGATGCCCAATTGCGCGCCCTCACCGGGCGCTATGGCGCAGTCTACCGCCGCAGCGAAGACCCAGGCTCTGCCATGGGCTACTTGATCGACCACTCAGCCTCAACCTACCTGATTGACGCCCGGGGCAGTCTGCGCGAAACCCTTGGGCATGCGACTCCATCTGCGGAACTGGTTGCCACCCTGCGTCGCTACCTAGCGGACACTGGCCTTGAACCCACCTTGTTGGATAACACCCATGTCAAAAATCACTGA